In Hymenobacter volaticus, the genomic window TGCGGTGCACGAAAAAGGTATCCTGCATATCCCGAGCCGGGTGGTTCTCGGGGAAGTTCAAGGCTGTGAAGTTGTGCCAATCATCTTCTATTTCAGGCCCCTCAGCCACATTGAAGCCAATGCGCGATAGAACACGCACAATCTCCTCGCGCACCAAATTCAGGGGGTGGCGCGTACCCAGCTGATTAGGGATGGCGGGTAGCGTGTAATCGAACGTAGGATCGGCGGGTGCATTGCGAGTGGCTACCTCCAACTCATGCTGCCGCTCCTCGAAACGAGCTAGCGCCTGCTGTTTGAGTTGATTTAACTCTTGGCCTACTGCCCGGCGCTGCTCCTGAGGCACGGTTTTGAGCTGATCGAATAGATCGGCTAACTGACCTTTGCGACCAGTATAAGCAATGCGGAACTGATCGAGCAGTTCGGGCGTGCTCAGGTCATAGGTTTCAATTTCGGCACGTAGCCGCGTGATATTCTCCTGCATAGTAAGACAAAGATAAGTTTCCGGCGGCTGGTTTCCCGTTTCTGGCTATAGCGAACTGAAGGGCGCTGGGTGAAGAATATGGCAAAAATTAAAGCTCATCATAAAAAAATAAAAGTTGGTACGGTTGCTGCAAAAGGGATATACACCAGCGGCTCATAGCCAGAACGCGGGGCGCCACCCGTTCAGCTTAGTTGGTGTTGTTGAGCATCGAGCCGTCTTCCTTATCTATTCTTTCGCTTTCCTCGTCATGAAAACTTTCCTTTTCACTGCTTGCCTTGTGGCTGCCTCGGTCAGCACTTCTTTTGCCCAAACCAAAACCCCAGCCGCTACCGACTCGTGGTTAGATACGCCGGCTACTACCATGGAGTCCGCTGCTAGCGCCGCTGAAGTTGACGCTCCACAGTATACTACGGGCTGGAATACGGCCCCCGGTCAAAGTTTGAGTTTGCATGGCAAGCCTACCACTGATTATTGGGGCCGTCCGCTCAAGAAAAAAACGAAGAATCTGACCACTGTGGCCGCTAGAGAAGCGGCATATGCTGAGGAAGAAAGCGCTGACCCTATGATGCATTCGTCGGGGGTGATGGTTGCGCCTGGTATGAGTTCTTCGCCATACCGTGGTGTGAGCACCGATTATTGGGGCCGGCCTCTGAAAAAGAAGGCGAAAAACTCAACTCTAGCAGCCAAAACTAAGCAAGCAGATGCCCCTGTAACATCTAATTCCACAATCGGTTGGTAAGTACGGCCGAGATAGGTAGATTTCTCGTAGGTTAGAAAAATCCAGCCTTCACTTAATCTGCCTATCATGCGTTCGTCTTTACTTCTGTGTGTATTCTTGGTTTTCACAAGTCTGATGATAGCGGTTCCTTCACAGGCTCAGCAGACCACTCGCTCTAGTACCAAGAAGTCCGCTAACGGTTATCATCGTACCAGTAACACTAAAGCAAAGCCTCGTGCCGGTGCCTACGCCCGCTACGATCGGTCAGGTCGTCGTAACGAAGACGATATGAAGTTGGCACCCGGGTTGCGCCTCAATATGCCAAGCCCGCCTACTACCGATTACATGGGCCGGCCTTTAAAAAAGAAAGCGCCGAAGGTGGCTACTAGTAGCGCTACATCGATGTCTTCGGAAAGAACGACGCCTACCAAAGCTTCCCCAGCTACCACTCCAAAGTCCCGCAAGCGCTAGAGACTTTATTATCAAGCTTGATGATTTAGTGTTATTCCGATATCAGCTTGCTGTAAACTAATGAAAGCCTCGCACCATCTAGAGCGAGGCTTTTCTTATTACCACAACTTAGCTGCTACACGCCAAAATTTTTTGTGATATAAGCGAGTATATATATCGTAGTTGATAATGTGCGCGTTAAGTAATAAAATGCGGGTCACTTCACTTTTTAGGACCGATACTTTTCTTGCTAGGAACTTCTACTTTTTTCATGCGTTTGAGGGGAAAGTGTACAAGTGCTTTCTTGGCTGTAGGAAGGTCTGTAACTTGCACAAACTATTTAAAGCCTTTTCTGATGAATCGAATCTTCCTCCCGTTGCTGTTGGCTGGTGCTGTTCTTATAGCTGCTCCTTCTCAGGCTCAAACCAAACAAACTAAGTCTTCGGATGGCTGGGGTTCTTCCGATGGCTGGGGCACACCAGCTCCTGCGCCTAAGAAGACCACGTCTACCAAGAAGGCTACTACTACGCCAGCGGCCACCGCAGCACCGGCCGCTGCACCCGCAGAAGTCGCTGCTCCGGCCAACGAAATGACTTCCGGCAGAGGTGGATTTGGAGGAGCCGCCGCGGCTAGCGCAGCTCCAGTTGAAATGCAGCCTGGCGGATCGGTAGTAGCTCCTGGTTTCACGGCTGCACCTTCCCACCGCGTAACGACCGATTATCGTGGTCGGCCTATTGCGCCCTACATCCGTCGCAGCGTACGTCGCGCTGATCCGGTGGTAGCGCCAGCACCAGTTCCGGAACCAGAGCCAGCTCCAATAGTGGAAACTCCAGCACCTGCTCCAGCTCCGGCCCCAACCGCAGCTGCCGCTAAAGCAACCAAAGCGTCGGGTGGTGCCACCGCTGCTCCAAAGAAAACTACTCCTGCCCCTAAGAAAGCAGCTCCTGCCAAAAAGAGTGATGATGGCTGGGGTTCGGGAGGTAGTGGCTGGTAAGCTTCTACTTATTTGAATAGGAATAAAAGGCCTACTCGAGTTATCGGGTAGGCCTTTTTGTTTCGCAAAAGTAAATAGTCTGCCTGCCTTCTAGAAAAAAATTACTGGTCTATTCTTCAGCTGAAAGAGCTACTTCAGTTGCTTCGGGCACTATCGTGGTAGCTTGTGCCCGGTAGTAAAGCGTACTGCAATTGTCAGGGCGAAGTACTTCACGGGCGGCAGTCTGCAGGTCGGCAGGCGTTACGGCTTGCAAACGCGCACTTTCTTCGTTCACCATATTGGCATTGCCCATCAGCTTGCTATAAGCAAGGTTCATGGCACGATGCAGCAGCTCAATTTCGCCGAATACTATGCTGGCTTCGGCCTGATTTTTTACTTTTTCCAGCTCGGCAGTTGGCACTTCCTCGTCGCGGAGTGCTGCTACTACGGCTTCAACTGCTGCATCAGCTGCTTCAAGTGTGACGCCTGTATTAAGCTTACCACTTATCACGAGCAGGCCAGGTTCCAATGAACCCGTGGCTGTGGCAGAAATAGAGTTAAACAATGGTTGTTCTTTCACCAACTGCTGATACAACCGGCTCGACTTGCCGCGGCCCAGCAGGTCGCCTAGCAAATCCACACTATAGTACTCGGGAGCCGTGCGAGCCGGCATGTGATACACCTTGTAAAGCGCATCGAGCGGGACATCAGCTGTAACTTCCAAGAACCGGGCTTCCGTCTGACGCGGTTCAACGGGTAGCTGCCGCTCATAGCGCGGTCCGCCGGGAATTGGTCCAAACCACTTCTCTGCTAGCCGCTGTGCTTCTACTACCGTTACAGCGCCAGCTACCACTAAAATTGCGTTCTGGGGAGCGTAGTGTTTTTTGAAAAAAGCTCGCACATCATCCATTACTGCATTTTCGATGTGGCTGATCTCCTTGCCGATAGTTGCCCATTGGTAGGGGTGGTGCTGGTAGGCAAGAGGACGTAGTTTCAACCACACGTCACCGTAGGGCTGGTTGAGGTAGTTTTGCTTGAACTCTTCCACTACCACTTTGCGCTGCACGGCCAGCCCGTTTTCCGAGAAAGCCAAGTTTAGCATCCGGTCTGATTCCAGCCAGAAACCGGTTTCAAGGTTGGCCGCCGATACAGTGAGGTAATAGTTGGTGACGTCGGGGGAAGTAAAGGCATTGTTTTCACCGCCCACGCGCTGCAGCGGCTCATCATAGCTCGGAATATTGACGGAGCCAGAGAACATTAAATGTTCAAATAAGTGCGCAAAACCAGTATGGGAGGATTCTTCGTCACGCGAACCGACGTTATAGAGCACATCAAGCACTGCCATAGGTGTGGTGTGGTCCTCGTGTACTATGCAACGTAGACCATTGGCCAAAGTGAATTCTTCGAAATGAATCATGAAAGCAAAGTTGTGAACAGGTATTGGCTAACTATACGCATACAGTTTGGGTTCTGATTACCGCAAGCTGTACGCATGAGCTTATGAAGAGTGGCATCCTCATATCTTACCAACCTTCTTGGTAATAAAGTTTCTTGCCTTTGGTTACACCCCAATATTTTAGGAGTTCGGCGTTGGTTTCTGTGTATTCGGGCCTATTTACTATCCACCATGACATAACCGTGCATTCTGCGCTTATTCGTGCTACTGGCTCGGTTGCTTGGGCAAGGCGTTCTAAGCCCTGACGTTCACAAGTGTTGTTCTCTTTAAGAAACAAAGTATCTACTCCCAGATAGAATATCGAAACTACAAGAATGCCAGCTAAATACCGGTTGCGGAAACGAACTGGCAGATGGTGGAGCAGGAAGTAGCTTGATAAAGCGTAGAAAAACATCAGCCCAATAATGATTGGCTGAATAGAGTCACGTCTGATGATAAGCGGGCGGTATGGTCGGTAGCCCCTAGCGGTAGCAATAACAGATAAATTACTGCAAACAAAACGAGCCACCTAAAAATACTGATAACACGCTGGCTGCCTGGGCTGTCGGGCAATAGCCGTCGGATAAGTACTATATTCAAAGAAGCCGCAACTAAAAGTACTATCAGCCCTAGTTGGCTAAGTTGCCAAAAAATGCCCGAAGGCAGCCGCATGTATCGCTCCCATATGGGTAGCACGCTTACGGTGCTTTCTTCTTCATTAAGACCAATATAGAGAGAATATAAACAGAGCAGCATAAATAGGCCGAGCAGGAACAGGGGCAAAACCGGAGCTTGCGTGATTCGAATAATTCGCTGCCACAGCGACATGCCTACCCCTGACTGCCACCGACCCAAAACCCAGTGCAGGCCAATTCCGAAAAAAAGAACTGCCACCACTCCCGGTATAATAGCGCCATTAAATGCAAGCACTATCATGAGTCCAATCAATGCTATTCGGCTGGGCCAATTAAGACGAAGTGGCTTTCCATTGTAGGCTGCTTGATAGAAAGGCAATAATAGTAGCAATAGCAACGTTATTGGAAACGCGTAGAAGAACGTGTAAGTAATCGACGGGTCGATGATGCCCATTTGGCCGTTGTAGCCAGATAGTTGAAATAGAGGCACTAGCAAAGCAATTGCAGTCCACAAGTTGAGGCTGCTAAGCCGATAAGTACCACTGATATACACCCCTAGTATATAAAGCAGTAACGCCTGTACGCCTACCGCGAAAAGCGCACAAGCGGCGTAAATGCTACTGATAGGGTCCGTGATGCGCTGTAAAGCAAAAGGCACTGTTTTGAAGTACCCAACCATAGACGCATGTGCAAAAAATCGATTGGGAGCTACATACGATTCATTGCGAGTTAAAACGCCCCAGCCGAAAGGGTCTGTAAGCACTTGCCGGCATTCGGGTGCAGGTAGTACAATGGAGGGCAAGTCACCTTCTAGTGGTAGTTGGTAGGCTTGTACAAACGTGTAGCCTAAATCCAGTACCACAAACAAGACGAGTAAGACAAATAGAGGGCTTTTCTTCATTTAATGAGTACTGTCAGCTATGGTGCTGACTTTTATGCTGATGCATACGATCTAGGTAAGGATTTTAGACCGCGTTTGTATGCTACCCTCGAACCTGGGCATGCGTGGCACGCAGGTCAGCTCAGACAACAGCAGCTTCTAGTCTCTGAAAACTGCAGTACCAGCTAGCAATAGGTTGTCATGAGGTGGAGCAGGAAAGAATTGCTACGATATGCAGCGTAAACTTATTCTGCTATGATACACGCATTTTGTATCTAACTGTCTGTTTAACAGGCAGTAGCCAGTATATTAAGAAACAACAGAAGCACCCTAAAAAGGTGCTTCCGTGAGGCAAGATAGAGAGAAGCTTATGAGGTTTGCAACTACGGTGACTTACTGGTCTATTATGTGGCTTAACTATACTAAATCAATCCTATCCAGGTACGAAAACGGTTTACACTTTTGCTTATCGCGGTGCAAAAAGCTAGATAACTTGAGTATAAAGAAGATACTTACCACTCCAGTAACTGCCTTTAATTATCTCTCGGCCTAGCATCAGCTATATCTACATCTAATGGTATGTAGTAACCAGCAGACACACTGTAGTAGCAGTTTTTATAACGTGATTATTTGAGACTGCAGCAGTAAGTATGCTTACCGATGGTACGCTTTCGGGCTTAAGATCTAGACTGTATGATGTAACTAGCAGAAGTACCTTTGACAGCGCTATTTTCTAATTCTTCTCTCGTTGCTGCTTGTTGGATCGCACGGTATGATTGCTTCTCCCTACGACCCAATCCGTTACTTTTGGCCCCGACACATAGCCCATCCGCCCCGCCCTATGCATTTCGACCGTAAGGACTATTCCAACGAAACACTTCTGTGCCTCTACCAGCACCTGCTCAAGCCGCGCCTGATAGAAGAGAAAATGCTGATTCTGCTTCGGCAGGGTAAAGTGAGTAAGTGGTTTTCGGGTATCGGCCAGGAAGCCATTTCGGTGGGGAGCACGCTGGCCTTAGAGCCCGATGAGTACATCCTGCCGCTACACCGCAACTTGGGTGTGTTTACGGGGCGCAACGTGCCGCTCGACCGGCTATTTGCGCAGTGGCAGGGCAAAACTACTGGCTTCACCAAGGGCCGCGACCGAAGCTTCCACTTTGGCTCCAACGAGCATCATATTGTGGGGATGATTTCGCACTTAGGCCCCCAATTGGCCGTAGCCGATGGTATTGCGCTGGCCGATATATTGGATCAGCGACAGAAAGTAACGATAACGTATAGCGGTGACGGGGGAGCGAGTGAAGGCGACTTCCATGAAGCGCTAAACGTGGCGGCTGTGTGGCAACTGCCCGTCATTTTCATTATTGAAAACAATGGCTACGGCCTCAGCACCCCTAGCCGGGAGCAGTTCCGTTTCAACTACTTCGTGGATAAAGGCCCGGCCTATGGCATGGAAGCACTGCAAATTGATGGCAATAACGTGCTGGAAGTTTACGACACTGTGCATCGGCTAGCCGAAGATATGCGTCGTAATCCGCGGCCAGTGCTGCTAGAGGCGCTCACGTTCCGCATGCGCGGGCACGAAGAAGCCAGTGGCACCAAATACGTGCCGCAAGAGCTATTTGAGGAGTGGGGACAAAAGGACCCGGTTGAGAACTACGAGAAGTGGCTACTTGCCGAAGGCATATTGGATGAAGAAGCCCGGATGCGTTATCGCCACACCATCAAGCGCGAAATAGAGGAGGGCTTGCGGGTAG contains:
- a CDS encoding M16 family metallopeptidase, with the translated sequence MIHFEEFTLANGLRCIVHEDHTTPMAVLDVLYNVGSRDEESSHTGFAHLFEHLMFSGSVNIPSYDEPLQRVGGENNAFTSPDVTNYYLTVSAANLETGFWLESDRMLNLAFSENGLAVQRKVVVEEFKQNYLNQPYGDVWLKLRPLAYQHHPYQWATIGKEISHIENAVMDDVRAFFKKHYAPQNAILVVAGAVTVVEAQRLAEKWFGPIPGGPRYERQLPVEPRQTEARFLEVTADVPLDALYKVYHMPARTAPEYYSVDLLGDLLGRGKSSRLYQQLVKEQPLFNSISATATGSLEPGLLVISGKLNTGVTLEAADAAVEAVVAALRDEEVPTAELEKVKNQAEASIVFGEIELLHRAMNLAYSKLMGNANMVNEESARLQAVTPADLQTAAREVLRPDNCSTLYYRAQATTIVPEATEVALSAEE